A genomic segment from Flammeovirga pectinis encodes:
- a CDS encoding outer membrane lipoprotein-sorting protein, protein MKKIFTLAFLLITSFTNAQDPVAMLKKIDENMFSNTKITKSKMIVYGKRKNKEIVMDAYSRGTNDTFSEYLSPAREKGTKMLKLDDKLWIYSPSSDRTIQISGHMLRQSVNGSDMSYEDMMQERKLVEMYIPKIVGEEEMNGEECYIMELDAKVEDISYPKMKMWVEKKHFAVMRQDLFAKSGQMLKTVNMQDIRLVNGRYYPFKMNYKDVLKDGKGTDFVVLEMQDNVPISDNVFNKANLKK, encoded by the coding sequence ATGAAAAAAATATTTACACTAGCATTCCTACTGATCACAAGCTTCACAAATGCTCAAGATCCTGTAGCAATGCTCAAGAAGATTGATGAAAATATGTTTTCAAATACAAAAATCACAAAATCAAAGATGATTGTATATGGAAAAAGGAAAAACAAAGAAATTGTGATGGATGCCTATTCTAGAGGTACCAATGATACCTTTTCTGAGTACTTATCTCCTGCAAGAGAAAAGGGAACAAAGATGTTGAAGCTAGATGACAAACTTTGGATATATTCTCCATCATCTGACCGTACTATTCAGATTTCTGGCCACATGTTAAGACAATCTGTAAATGGTTCCGATATGTCTTATGAAGACATGATGCAAGAACGAAAACTTGTAGAAATGTATATACCAAAAATTGTTGGTGAAGAGGAGATGAATGGAGAGGAGTGTTATATTATGGAACTAGATGCAAAAGTGGAGGATATTTCTTATCCAAAAATGAAAATGTGGGTAGAAAAGAAACACTTTGCTGTAATGCGTCAAGATTTATTTGCCAAAAGTGGACAGATGTTGAAAACTGTAAACATGCAAGACATTCGCCTTGTAAATGGAAGATATTATCCTTTTAAAATGAATTATAAAGATGTTTTAAAAGATGGTAAAGGAACAGATTTTGTCGTTTTAGAAATGCAAGACAATGTACCTATATCTGATAATGTATTCAATAAAGCAAATCTAAAAAAATAG
- a CDS encoding ABC transporter permease — protein sequence MFEFLFKGLIRDKSRSLLPIIVVSLGVTLTVFFVGYIKGMTGDMIDQNARFGTGHMKVMTREYVKNIAQKPLDLSLLDASDVIADLDEKYPDVDWVRRFNFGGILDVPDKNGQTKTQGVAGGIAFDLSSNNADLKRMNIAENIVEGRLPSGPFEMLLGQGLAKRMGVKIGDTITYFGSTMDGSMSFQNFTYVGAVEFGMSVMDDRTFIIDTKDAENILDMADAAQEIYGFLQNGVYDEERINEIKTTYNASFENDKDEYAPEMLALRDQNGLSNMLDMANSISSIFSIFFIIAMSIVLWNTGLLGGLRRYTEFGIRIAMGESKRAIYKSLLMESVVVGVIGSVIGTIFGLLITLYLQEVGLDISEMTGNVNVLISNVIRAQIVPTQFWIGFFPGVIATFLGALLSGRGIFKRQTSELFNELGV from the coding sequence ATGTTTGAATTTTTATTTAAAGGTCTCATTAGAGACAAAAGCAGAAGTTTACTTCCTATAATTGTTGTAAGCTTAGGGGTTACCCTTACCGTATTCTTTGTGGGTTACATCAAAGGAATGACGGGTGATATGATTGATCAGAATGCTCGATTTGGTACGGGTCATATGAAAGTTATGACGCGGGAATATGTAAAGAATATTGCACAAAAGCCTTTAGATTTATCACTTCTAGATGCGAGTGATGTTATTGCAGATTTAGATGAAAAATATCCTGATGTAGACTGGGTAAGACGTTTTAATTTTGGAGGTATTTTGGATGTCCCTGATAAGAATGGACAAACAAAAACACAAGGTGTTGCAGGAGGTATTGCTTTTGATTTATCCTCTAATAATGCAGATTTAAAACGTATGAATATTGCTGAAAACATTGTAGAAGGTCGTCTTCCAAGTGGACCTTTTGAAATGCTTTTAGGGCAAGGTTTAGCAAAACGTATGGGTGTTAAAATTGGTGATACAATTACTTATTTTGGATCAACAATGGACGGAAGTATGTCGTTCCAAAACTTCACTTACGTTGGAGCTGTCGAGTTTGGAATGTCTGTAATGGACGATCGTACTTTTATTATTGATACTAAGGATGCTGAAAACATCTTAGATATGGCCGATGCGGCACAAGAGATTTATGGTTTCTTACAAAACGGAGTTTACGATGAGGAAAGAATCAACGAAATAAAAACAACATACAATGCCTCTTTTGAGAACGATAAAGATGAATACGCTCCAGAAATGTTAGCATTAAGAGATCAGAATGGTTTAAGTAACATGCTTGATATGGCCAACTCTATTAGTTCTATTTTTAGTATTTTCTTCATTATTGCAATGTCTATAGTTCTTTGGAATACAGGCCTTTTAGGAGGTTTAAGAAGATATACTGAATTCGGTATTCGTATTGCAATGGGGGAATCTAAAAGGGCTATTTATAAGTCATTATTAATGGAATCTGTAGTTGTAGGTGTAATTGGTTCTGTAATAGGTACCATTTTCGGATTGCTCATTACACTATATCTTCAAGAAGTGGGTTTAGATATCTCCGAAATGACAGGTAATGTAAATGTTTTGATTTCTAATGTTATTAGAGCTCAAATTGTTCCCACTCAATTTTGGATAGGATTTTTCCCTGGCGTAATCGCTACTTTTTTAGGTGCATTATTATCTGGTAGGGGTATTTTTAAACGACAAACATCTGAGTTATTTAACGAATTAGGAGTCTAA
- a CDS encoding ABC transporter permease, whose protein sequence is MNTLYKIGLSFRLAFRNIISSGLRTWLTIITLALAFVMILFFNSMYAGWEHQGIRDQIAWEFAHGHVIHPKYDKLDPFTIESGQGVYEKDKHLTPVLIRQANIYPQGRMIPVSLKGIPSDQKVVALPTHLLEESKANIPVLIGQSMAQSNHFKIGDEILMRWKDKNGTFDAQNITIVGIFDTNVPTVDAGQIWIALDRLGELTGLTQNATYLLADETFNQQSNTTWLFETKDELLSEFYNLIELKKGGSSFLYGILMLIALIAIFDSQVFSVFKRQKEIGTYIALGFTKKRVIFLFTLEGTMYAIIAATVGSIIAFPLIGWLGEVGIPMTSNLEQSRGMGITIGEYIYPLLTVELFTKTVFWVVTLSALISYLPVRKIAKMNTVDALKGKK, encoded by the coding sequence ATGAATACACTATACAAGATAGGGTTGAGTTTTCGATTAGCATTCAGAAATATAATTAGTTCTGGATTGAGAACTTGGCTTACAATCATCACTTTGGCCTTGGCTTTTGTAATGATTTTATTCTTTAACAGCATGTATGCAGGTTGGGAGCATCAAGGTATTAGAGATCAGATAGCATGGGAATTTGCTCATGGTCACGTTATCCACCCTAAGTACGATAAACTAGATCCTTTTACAATTGAAAGCGGACAAGGTGTTTATGAAAAAGACAAGCACTTAACACCAGTATTAATTCGACAAGCAAATATTTATCCTCAAGGACGAATGATACCTGTATCTTTAAAAGGTATACCTTCAGATCAGAAAGTTGTAGCTTTACCCACTCATCTTTTAGAAGAAAGTAAGGCAAATATTCCAGTACTCATTGGGCAGTCAATGGCACAAAGCAATCACTTTAAAATAGGTGATGAAATTTTGATGCGTTGGAAGGATAAAAACGGAACATTCGATGCTCAGAATATCACAATTGTAGGTATTTTTGATACCAATGTACCTACTGTAGATGCAGGGCAAATTTGGATTGCTCTTGATCGTTTAGGTGAACTAACGGGGTTGACACAAAATGCAACTTATCTTTTAGCAGACGAAACTTTTAATCAACAATCAAATACAACGTGGCTTTTTGAAACAAAAGATGAATTGCTTTCGGAGTTTTATAACCTCATTGAACTGAAGAAAGGAGGATCTTCTTTTCTTTATGGAATTTTAATGTTGATTGCTCTAATTGCCATTTTTGATTCTCAGGTATTTTCAGTTTTCAAAAGACAAAAAGAAATCGGTACATACATCGCTTTAGGTTTTACTAAGAAAAGAGTGATCTTTTTATTCACTTTAGAAGGAACGATGTATGCCATAATTGCGGCTACAGTAGGTTCAATAATAGCTTTTCCACTTATTGGTTGGCTTGGAGAAGTAGGCATTCCTATGACTTCTAATTTAGAACAATCAAGAGGAATGGGAATAACGATAGGTGAATATATTTACCCTTTACTGACCGTAGAACTGTTTACAAAAACAGTATTTTGGGTAGTAACACTTTCTGCATTGATCAGTTATTTACCTGTACGTAAGATTGCTAAAATGAACACAGTAGACGCGCTTAAAGGAAAGAAATAA
- a CDS encoding ABC transporter ATP-binding protein: MDTNNIIEIKNVTKRFPVGETEFTALSNIKLDIKKGEFTGLIGPSGSGKTTLLNLVGALDEPSEGEILISGKNVAAKSDEESAQLRNEHIGFIFQSYNLLPVYTIFENVEFPLLLQKQSKGERKAAVMQALEWVGLADIANKKPSQISGGQAQRVAIARSIVKKPDIVLADEPTANLDSTNAYKIMDILKKLNKDLGITFVFSSHDTKVIEYLSRVISLEDGKVKKDEII, encoded by the coding sequence ATGGACACAAACAACATCATCGAAATCAAGAACGTAACAAAACGTTTTCCTGTAGGGGAAACGGAATTTACGGCCCTTAGTAATATCAAACTTGATATTAAAAAAGGAGAATTTACAGGTCTTATTGGACCTAGTGGATCTGGAAAAACGACATTACTAAACTTAGTAGGTGCTTTAGATGAACCATCAGAAGGAGAGATTCTAATTAGTGGTAAAAATGTAGCTGCTAAATCTGATGAGGAATCTGCACAACTTAGAAATGAACATATTGGCTTTATTTTTCAGAGCTATAACCTTCTGCCAGTTTATACCATTTTTGAAAATGTAGAGTTTCCATTATTACTTCAAAAACAATCAAAAGGAGAAAGAAAAGCAGCCGTAATGCAAGCTTTGGAATGGGTAGGTTTGGCAGATATTGCCAATAAAAAACCTTCTCAAATTTCTGGAGGACAAGCACAACGTGTTGCTATTGCAAGGTCAATTGTAAAAAAGCCAGATATAGTTTTAGCAGATGAACCAACAGCAAATTTGGACTCAACAAATGCGTATAAAATTATGGATATTTTAAAGAAATTGAACAAAGATTTGGGAATCACTTTTGTCTTTTCTTCTCATGATACAAAAGTAATTGAATACCTAAGCAGAGTGATTTCATTAGAAGATGGTAAAGTAAAAAAAGACGAAATTATTTAA
- a CDS encoding TetR/AcrR family transcriptional regulator, with amino-acid sequence MKAKDKICEVAKELFFKYGIKKVSVTDILEKSGVSKMTFYRSYSNKEDLIIYILEDLNAKAMLEYKSMVEKDITFKDKLIELIALKIKFSKSFSKEFLLELMQLYTNNDNLIGRLSEMKNEGQALFIQEILKAKANGEVNEDLSVAFIIAMIEHFQTFIEDEKNLSLFNSTEELIANTMHLFCFGLSGISK; translated from the coding sequence ATGAAGGCAAAAGATAAAATTTGTGAAGTAGCAAAAGAACTCTTTTTTAAGTACGGAATTAAAAAGGTAAGCGTTACTGATATTCTTGAGAAATCTGGAGTATCTAAAATGACTTTTTATAGAAGTTATAGTAATAAGGAAGACTTAATCATATACATTTTAGAAGACCTCAATGCTAAAGCTATGCTAGAATATAAAAGCATGGTAGAAAAGGATATCACTTTTAAAGATAAGTTGATTGAATTAATTGCATTAAAAATTAAATTTTCAAAATCATTTAGTAAAGAATTTTTACTTGAGTTAATGCAACTCTATACTAACAATGATAATTTAATTGGACGACTCTCTGAAATGAAAAATGAAGGGCAGGCTCTTTTCATTCAAGAAATACTTAAAGCAAAAGCTAATGGTGAAGTTAATGAAGATTTAAGTGTTGCTTTTATTATTGCTATGATAGAACATTTTCAAACTTTTATTGAAGATGAAAAGAACCTTAGTTTATTTAATTCAACAGAAGAATTAATTGCTAATACAATGCATTTATTTTGTTTTGGTTTAAGTGGTATTTCAAAGTAA
- a CDS encoding mechanosensitive ion channel family protein gives MEPINIKILVTGVIIVLSFIGQSIVKKYLARYADNKGFSVHRKVYVGNFFGFLMSMLIIVGLIITWEVSFQGIAVYLASIFTLLGVAFVASWSMLSNITASLILFFAYPFKIGDYVRIQDGGDNSVEGTIINITLFNIRIITEDDVEVSYPNNLALQKPIKRYRKNARKQKDIIEDNLNRFE, from the coding sequence ATGGAACCAATCAATATAAAAATACTAGTTACGGGGGTTATTATTGTACTTTCTTTTATCGGGCAATCTATTGTAAAGAAGTATCTAGCAAGGTATGCAGACAACAAAGGGTTTTCTGTACATAGAAAAGTATATGTAGGTAATTTCTTTGGTTTTCTAATGTCTATGTTAATTATAGTAGGCTTAATAATTACATGGGAGGTATCCTTTCAGGGTATTGCGGTGTATTTAGCGTCTATTTTTACATTATTAGGGGTTGCATTTGTAGCATCTTGGTCTATGTTAAGTAACATAACGGCATCGTTAATTTTGTTTTTTGCCTATCCTTTTAAAATTGGAGATTATGTTCGTATTCAAGATGGTGGAGATAACTCTGTAGAGGGGACTATTATTAATATCACCTTATTTAATATTAGAATTATTACAGAAGATGATGTAGAGGTTTCTTACCCAAATAACTTGGCTTTACAGAAACCAATTAAGCGGTACCGTAAAAATGCAAGAAAACAAAAAGATATAATTGAAGATAACCTTAATAGGTTTGAATAA
- a CDS encoding leucine-rich repeat protein: MKKLLNLIFVFVITTSTVFSQYTLTDSDVVVTSGRLVSCSYSFSDTDIIIPSTLDNQTVTIIGTSAFENKGITSVKLPSTLTDFEVACFRNNALTSIVIPNSVTRIENFIFEDNNINSITFPSTLKEIGNQAFYDNQLTTVSIPNTVTSISPNAFGNNSSLSSVTLPTHPNSLYSYTWAEVNNPTNTNVTSFTDFTKGFSATINFNGIRVTGLVNGEDNIAIAVTGDLSSSTTYNNGDTYTVEVPVGSDIVITPSKTGKVFTPTSYSYTNLTANKSAQDFQQYYTITYHNTYGVANTNNTTFNPIHNNVTIPITDLAYDSRNGYTFGGWYTESTFTNSKTQFTNADRTDISLYAKWILIDYRISYENLPSNVTNPNPSTYTIESPDIILQELATTAFYTFYGWYHDGFFKNLVGEGVVAIPNGSTGFVEFTLDFCYNITINYENVFNATNPNPAYFHCKSDAITLQNLVRENYSFLGWYSDAELTQPVIGEAVEANPTNLAIRTYYAKWSEEGVTSLEDRLQNLINVYPNPVNDQLTLDLSSLKEKVTLNIYTIDNKLLKTIDLHKTNQIPFNYTKGIYLIEIINQKTSIIKKIIKN; encoded by the coding sequence ATGAAGAAGTTATTAAACCTAATTTTTGTCTTTGTTATTACAACCTCTACTGTGTTTAGTCAATACACGCTCACAGATAGCGATGTGGTAGTTACAAGCGGAAGACTAGTAAGTTGTTCATATTCTTTTAGTGATACAGATATCATAATTCCTTCGACTTTAGATAATCAAACAGTAACTATTATTGGTACTTCTGCCTTTGAAAATAAAGGGATTACTTCAGTAAAACTACCATCAACACTTACTGATTTTGAAGTTGCTTGTTTTAGAAACAATGCCTTAACTTCTATTGTAATCCCTAACTCTGTCACTAGAATAGAAAATTTTATTTTTGAGGATAACAATATTAATTCTATAACATTTCCATCAACACTTAAAGAAATTGGAAACCAAGCTTTTTATGATAACCAACTAACAACGGTTAGTATTCCAAATACTGTAACAAGTATTAGTCCCAATGCTTTCGGAAACAATTCTTCTTTAAGTAGTGTGACCTTACCTACTCATCCAAATAGTTTATATTCTTATACTTGGGCAGAGGTAAATAATCCAACCAATACAAATGTAACGTCTTTTACAGATTTTACTAAAGGATTTTCTGCAACTATAAATTTCAACGGAATTAGAGTTACTGGATTAGTAAACGGAGAAGATAATATAGCTATTGCAGTAACAGGTGATCTGTCTTCATCTACAACATATAATAATGGAGACACTTATACTGTTGAAGTACCCGTTGGTTCTGATATTGTTATTACACCTTCTAAAACTGGGAAAGTCTTTACACCAACTTCTTATAGCTATACTAACTTAACAGCGAATAAATCAGCTCAAGATTTCCAACAGTATTATACAATTACCTATCATAATACTTATGGAGTAGCAAACACAAACAACACTACATTTAATCCAATACATAATAATGTAACTATTCCTATAACTGATCTTGCATATGATAGCAGAAATGGATATACATTTGGCGGATGGTACACTGAAAGCACATTCACAAACTCTAAAACACAATTTACAAATGCAGATAGAACTGATATTAGCCTGTACGCTAAATGGATATTAATTGATTATAGAATTAGTTATGAGAATTTACCAAGCAATGTTACAAATCCAAATCCATCAACATATACCATTGAAAGTCCTGATATAATTTTACAAGAATTAGCTACTACTGCTTTTTATACTTTTTACGGTTGGTATCATGATGGCTTTTTTAAGAATCTAGTCGGTGAAGGAGTAGTTGCAATTCCAAATGGTAGTACTGGTTTTGTTGAGTTTACATTAGATTTTTGTTATAACATAACTATTAATTATGAGAATGTTTTTAATGCCACAAACCCTAATCCTGCTTACTTTCATTGTAAATCTGATGCAATAACATTACAAAATTTAGTGAGAGAGAATTATAGTTTCTTAGGTTGGTATTCTGATGCAGAACTAACACAACCAGTTATTGGAGAAGCAGTTGAGGCCAATCCAACCAATCTAGCTATACGAACATATTATGCTAAATGGTCTGAAGAAGGGGTAACAAGCTTGGAAGATAGATTACAAAATTTAATTAATGTATATCCAAATCCTGTTAACGATCAACTGACCTTAGACCTTTCTTCTCTTAAAGAAAAAGTTACTTTAAACATTTATACAATAGATAATAAATTACTTAAAACGATTGATTTGCATAAAACAAATCAGATTCCTTTTAATTATACTAAAGGTATATACCTAATAGAAATTATTAATCAGAAAACGAGTATTATCAAAAAGATTATAAAGAACTAA